The genome window CCGATGGAGGGCCGGCCCCGGCGGAACCCGGCCTCGACCCGGGCCACCAGGGTCGGCGGCGCCGGGGCCCCGCCGCCCCCCACGCTGACGAGGCTCGAGGTGTCGTGCTCGGCGAAGCGGGGCGACTCCAGCAGGTCCCACGACTGGGTGGGCACGCCCACGAAGTTGGTCACCCGCTCGCGCTCGATGAGTTCCAGGGCCCTCTCGGCCGACCACTTGCGCATCATCACCAGCGGCACGCCGGCCGCCGCGCACGACAGCAACACGGCCACGCAGCCGGTGACGTGGAACAGGGGCACGACCAGGATGAACACCGGCGGCTGGGCCGCCGCCACCGCGGCCTCGTCGGGCCGGCGCAGGCGCTGCACGGCGGCCCGGCAGGCGAAGCCCATGAGGGCCTGGGTGATGGCCCGGTGGGTGGACACCGCCCCCTTGGGCCGGCCGGTGGTGCCGGAGGTGTAGAGGATGGTGGCGTCGTCGCCGGGGTCGACCTCGACGCTGGGCAGCTCGGCGCCACCGATGACCACGTCCTGCCACCGGTCGGTGCCGGCCGGGGCGGGGCCGTCGGGGAGGCGCACGCCGATGGTGGCGATGGCCAGCCGGGCGCACGCCTCGCGGGTCGCCTCCACCCGCTCGGGGTCGGCCACCAGCACCGTGGCCCCGCTGTCCTCCAGGCCGAAGGCCAGCTCGTCGGGCGTCCACCACCCGTTGAGCGACACCGACACCGCGCCCACCGCGGTCACGGCCGCGAAGGTGACGACCCACTCGGGCAGGTTGCGCATGGCGATGGCCACGCGGTCGCCCCGGCGCACGCCGTACCGGCCGACCAGGGCGACGCCCAGGGCGGCCACCTCGTCGGCCACCTCGGCGAAGCTGCGCCGCTCGTCCTCGTAGACCAGGAACAGGTCGTCGCCCCGGGCCGGCCACGAGGCCACGATGTGGCGCAGGGTCGGCGGGGCGTGCCGGAACACGGTGACGTCGACGCCGGCGACCGTGGCCGGGACCGTCTCGAACCGCTGCCCGGGGGCGGTCACCGCCGCCACCGCCTCGTCCCACGACACGGTCACCGCCTGCCGCCCCTCCACCTGCCCTTGCTCTGCATCGGCTGCACCCTGCCACGCCGGGGACGGCCGTGGGCGGCATCGGCTGCCGGAGCGGTGCGGGACCCGACCGGAGGGCCAGGATGGGTCGATCAGCCCATCGACCGACGCCTGCCCCGGCCGACGAGAGGAGGGTGATGGTTGACCGACGACCGACAGAGGCCGACG of Acidimicrobiales bacterium contains these proteins:
- a CDS encoding class I adenylate-forming enzyme family protein; this translates as MEGRQAVTVSWDEAVAAVTAPGQRFETVPATVAGVDVTVFRHAPPTLRHIVASWPARGDDLFLVYEDERRSFAEVADEVAALGVALVGRYGVRRGDRVAIAMRNLPEWVVTFAAVTAVGAVSVSLNGWWTPDELAFGLEDSGATVLVADPERVEATREACARLAIATIGVRLPDGPAPAGTDRWQDVVIGGAELPSVEVDPGDDATILYTSGTTGRPKGAVSTHRAITQALMGFACRAAVQRLRRPDEAAVAAAQPPVFILVVPLFHVTGCVAVLLSCAAAGVPLVMMRKWSAERALELIERERVTNFVGVPTQSWDLLESPRFAEHDTSSLVSVGGGGAPAPPTLVARVEAGFRRGRPSIGYGMTETNAYGPQNSGQDYVTHPTSTGRGTPILDIEVRDPESRPVPVGEQGEIWFKGPHLIRGYWNRPDATAEAIVDGWLRSGDVGRLDAEGFVYVEDRAKDLVLRAGENVSCAEVEAAVYEHPAVHEAAVFGVPHERLGEEVAVAVLAKAGQHLDPDDLRRHLAGRLAAFKVPSRVLVVDEQLPRNAAGKILKRTLRDRVAGA